The sequence ATGATTCTGACTGTTTCTCCTGTTCCGTTAACCGCTACAGCAAGTGGACACCACGTATTGCCATCTACCGTTTATTCTAAGTCAACATTGCGTGCGATAGCAGGTTTATGGGCAGACAGACCTTTTGTAGACTATTTCCCTTCTTACGAAATAGTCACAAACCCCAGGATGCATTCAACTTCGTTTGCGGATAATTTAAGGTCTGTCAGAGATGAGACGGTTGAAGTTGTTATGAGACATTTTTTTTCGGAGCATTCCGTTTTCAAGATTGACAATAAAGCACTCCATCTCAGCGAATCAAATCAGCAGTCAATAGGAGATATTCAGTGTGAAGATGCACTATTGGAGGCATTCTCGAGATGAAAGGTCTCGTTGTCGGTAATTCACAATGTGGAATCTTGTACTCCGCCTACAAATCATTGGCAGAAGAAATAAGAATTGAACTTGATTTCTTTGCAGCGCCTGGGGGGAACGGACCATGCCTCACGTTATGTCAGGATCCACTGTCGATACAGTTCAAATTTTTATCTGATAGATCCAGGAAATACTTTAAATCAAACGTGACGGACGATCCAAAGTTCAAAATACGAATAGAAGATTACGACTTCGTTCTTCTCTCAGGCGTTGGTGACGCAGCACTGAGGAAACAATTTAATTTGGTTGAGAATAAAGCGGTTGTTTCGGGGATCTGCGATTCAAATTCTCAAAGAACGCTCCCTCTTATTTCAAAGTCTGTATATCTTTCTATTTTAGAGAATAGATTAAGAAGAAATCCTTCGTGCATAAACATTTCTACTGTAGGGAGTTTGTGCGATAAACTCGGTAAAAAATTATTTGTTCAGATGTTCCCATTGCCTACGCCTAATCTCGTCGATCAGGAGCATTTTTCGATGCAGCATTTCGGCGCTGACTTGGGCAGATTTCTTTCCTGGAGGTACTGTGAAAGGTCGCGTCTGATCAGCGAGATACACTCTGCCACTTCGTTTGAGATTCTTGACTATGATAAAAAGTGGATTCGTGATGGGTTTTTCCCCGATGAGTTTGCTTATAAAGATGCATGGCATCCTAAAGTTGGCGAATGGTTCGTGCTTAATCGTCTAAGTCAACTTAGTCTTTGATATCATCGGATTGGTAAAATGAATTTGATAGGCACTCTCTGATTTTGCGAAAGCACCAATATTCATTCAATTGCCTGTAAAATTATTGTGCTTGAATTTCTCTGGCGCCTTTATTCTTGAGTGTCTGCTGTCCAACTTTTTATTGGTCGAAGGAAGTCTGTCTTTTTTCTTGTGTGTTTTTCTTGATTGTTGGGTCTACACCGTGCAAGGTCCTCGATGCAAAACTTAGGTATAAATAATCTGATGTCGGATTTTTTTGATGGTCGAAAATATTCGCCAGTTCTCTCTGAACTCTCTGCCTACAAATCATGAACGTATGGGTTTCGCATCCAGTCGGTTCCAGTCGCTCCTTTGAGTTGTCCTCAACCAGTCGCCAGTGCCCCAGTTGCCCTCTTCGCATCGTAGTGGAAGTAGTGCTGCTGGATGTACTCGATTGAGGTGTCGCAGTTGTTGCAGAAGGTTCTGAACCTCAGGTCTCTCCTGCTCTTTTGACCATTGTCCACTTGCCCTCTCCAATCGTCTGACGAGACTCTCTTGCAGTTCTTTCTGCGTCGATGTACCTGAGATAAGTATTTCTGAGTTGATCTGGACTGGTATGACCATTGTCTGCGAAGGAATTGATCTTTGGAGGAATTGCCAATGACGGATCTTCTTCGAGAGTCAGTCGGAATGCCGTATGCCGAATAGTCGTCCATTTCCTTCCTGCTGAAGGGAACTCATTCCCAAAGGTTTGCTCCATAACATGCTTCAAGAGAAAGTTCAGGGTCTTCAGGACGTGACTGTCTGCTGGATTTCCTGATGGTCTTTCGATCTGGGGAAGAACTAGATAACCAGATGGTTTTCTCCTTTTGAGTCGCTCCCAGAATCTGTATGCATCGTTTCTGTAGTGGGTCGTCTGGTGGATCGGACGATCCTTTTTTGTGGTCTCCAGATTGCAGACCACCGTTCTGTTTCCCTGGTCCTTGAACCACTCGCTCCTGAGTCGGTACATGTCTTCTGCCCGCAAGTAAAAGAACCACTCCAAGAGGAGTGCGTCATAAAGGTCAACCCAGTTGCGTTGGTTGAGTCGGTTGTTCTTGCTCCACTCCAAATCCAAGTACTCGTCTGGATCCAGGAGTTTTCTTGCCGAGTCAAAGGATAAGTCCACCACTGCTGCCAGTAGTTGATCCCACTGTTTCTGGGTCAGGTGCTGAACCTGTTTGGTCTGCTTGCTGATCGCGGGAAATCTCGGGAATGCATGTCCAGGGAAATCGTCCTCTGCCAACACCAGAAGTTTGTTGATGAGGGTCTTCTGCTGCCCTTTCATCCCGCTGCCATTTGACCCATTGCTCCCTCTTGCCCGTCTCTCAAGAAGGGAGAAGTAATCCTTGAAGTCTTGACTGGTGATCAGGTCAACACTTCTTGTTGCCCATGGTTGGTGACGGATGCCGTATTCATCCGCCTCCCACTTCAGGGACTCCTCTCGCCTCCATCGCTTGAAATTCCGCTGTGTCTCCCTGGTTCGGGATTCCGCCTGGAAGTACTTGTCCCAGTAACTAGTCAGAGAGTTCTTGGTTTGCTCGTGCTGCTGGTCCAGTTGTGCCCTGCTGCCGCTCTGCCACTGCTGGAACAGAGAGACCGATCTCTTCGCTGCCTCGTAGGGGTCTTCCGTTCCCGTACTCCTCTGTACGGTCAAACGCTTCCCCAGACCCCCCTTGGATCGCCCCTGATGCGGTCGTGGGTCCTCGTTGGGGTCTGGCAACCATTCCGCGTACAGGACGCGTGTATGGGTCTGTCGCTTGATCCTGAGGTTCTGCGGGTACGAACCACGCACACCGAAGACCTTCGAGACGTTCAGGGTCGTCCAGTTCTCAGGAAGTGACTTGCCCACCTCGCTTACCTACCTGGGTCTTGCCACCCGGTACCGACCACTGATCGATTTTGCCGTCTCTGGTAGGTAAGTGGTAGGTAAGTTGCCGCCTCTTTCGCTGAGAACGCAGTGTGGACGGGGTTTTTCATCATGAAACCCCAGTTCGAATCTGGGTGCCGCCTTTGAATCGCGCAGAGCTTCGGTGCCCGGAGGCTCAGCGCAGCACCGCGTCCGCCGACCACCGCTCCCCAAAGCGCGTCTGGGCATCGCAGTGGGCCTCAAGGCCGTCGATGCTGCAGGTGCCAACCACCGGAAGGGTTTTCGGGAAGCCCACCACCAGCCCCCGGGGGTTGAACTGCGCCAAGCGCAGCAGCCTGACGCGCAACAGCACCGAGCCATCAAGCTTGCAGACCCCGTCACTGCAGCGCAGGGGCGCAGCGGAGCTGGCCCTCTCCCCCACAAAGCTCACCTCCTGCAGCAGCTCCTGATCCGGCACCGGCGCAATCAGGCTGAAGCGCAGCACCGAGGCATTGCGCTGATCGATCCGCAAGCTGCGGCAGGGCCGCGGTGCCTGTCCAAAGAGGGCCAGCTCACAGCGCTTGGGATCCACCTGCCAACGCCCGAATCCCTCTTGCCTCTCCTCAGCGGCCCAAGCGGGCGCAGCAGCACCTAGCCAGGAGACCAGCAGCAGCAAGCGCGCCGAGCTCAATAGCCGGAATCCGCCACGCACATGCCGATGCAGACCAAGCCATTGCTGGCCGTGCGGCCGCAGTGACCGCAGAGCACGGGGTCCTCCTTCTGATCAGGGGAGGTCTCCGCTGCCTTCGGCGGCGGAGCGCTGGGCTCAGCAGCCGGGCCGGGCAGAGAATTCAGCACAGTGCAAGTCCGCGATGGCTCGATCATGACAAGAGAGGCGGACCAACCGGGCATTGGCGTTGGCACCTGGGCCTGGGGCAACCAGTTCCTTTGGGGCTACGACCCCAAGCGGGACGACGGCCTGCTGGAGCAAACCTTTCAGCGCTGCCTGGAGCTGGACTTCCGCTTCTTCGACACAGCGGACTCCTATGGAACCGGGCGGCTGAACGGCCGCAGCGAGCTCTTGCTCGGGCGTTTCGCCATGCAAGCCAGCACCGCTCAGCGGCAGCAGCTCTGCATTGCCACGAAATTGGCCCCCTTTCCCTGGCGCCTCGGTCGGCATGGCTACGCCAAGGCCTTTGCCGCCTCGCAGAGGCGCCTACAGGGGCAGATGAAACGGGTGCAGCTGCACTGGAGCACAGCGCGCTACGCCCCCTGGCAGGAACCGGCCCTGATTGACGGCCTGGCGGATCTGGTGGAGCGGGGAGAGGTCGCCAGCCTGGGGCTCTCGAACATGGGGCCGAAGCGCCTGCGGACCGTCCACCGGCAGCTCCAAGGGCGGGGGATTCCGATCAGCAGCCTGCAGGTGCAGTTCTCCCTTCTGGCACCTCAACCGCTCGAAGACGGAGGAATCATCACCACCTGCCGGGAGCTAGGGATTGAGCTGATTGCCTACAGCCCCTTGGCCCTCGGCCTCCTTGGCCGAAGTGCAGGGGACCCGAGACAGGTCCCCAAAGGAACCCGGGGCAACCTCTTCCGCCGCCTGGAGACCTCGCTGAGCCCCTTACGCCAGACCATGACAGAGATCGCCGCTAATCGTCCAGGAGGCCTGGCGGCCGTAGCCATGAACTGGTGCCGAGCCCACGGGGCCATGCCAATCCCAGGGCTGCGCACTCCGAAGCAGGTCGAGCAAGCAGCGGCGGCCCGCAGCTGGAGCCTGACCGGCGAGGAACGGGCTGCCCTGGATCGACTTGCCCTGATGGAAGGAGCGGCACGGATGCCGGCCAATCCCTTCCAGAGCGCCTAACGCTCAGTCTCCGCCCATCTCCGGGGAAGGATCAGGGGTCAGGACCACCGTCATTTGTTCGCGCTCAGGCGACTGCGGGGTCTCGATCCGACGGACCATGGGCACCACACGCGCACGGGGAGGCTCGGGAGCTACGGGTTCAGGCGGTTGAGGCTGAGCCTCTTCTGCCGGCTCACCGGAGCCTTCATCACAGGCGGAGAGGGCCTCCTGCAACAGCGAGTCA is a genomic window of Synechococcus sp. A10-1-5-1 containing:
- a CDS encoding aldo/keto reductase, which translates into the protein MTREADQPGIGVGTWAWGNQFLWGYDPKRDDGLLEQTFQRCLELDFRFFDTADSYGTGRLNGRSELLLGRFAMQASTAQRQQLCIATKLAPFPWRLGRHGYAKAFAASQRRLQGQMKRVQLHWSTARYAPWQEPALIDGLADLVERGEVASLGLSNMGPKRLRTVHRQLQGRGIPISSLQVQFSLLAPQPLEDGGIITTCRELGIELIAYSPLALGLLGRSAGDPRQVPKGTRGNLFRRLETSLSPLRQTMTEIAANRPGGLAAVAMNWCRAHGAMPIPGLRTPKQVEQAAAARSWSLTGEERAALDRLALMEGAARMPANPFQSA